The following DNA comes from Cedecea neteri.
CGAAAGTCTACTTTGGCATTATTTACAGCGTGCTCCGGTCGCCGAATCTTTCCTCTGGCGGCGCTGGCTATATGTGCTGTGGGATGAGGTTGCGCAGTTGCTGCAAACCGGCCGCTTGAACAGGCCGGTTTTTGACAATGCCTCTAAGTCATTGCTGCCCTGGCTCTCCTGAAGGGCTCTTCAGCCACTGCCACAGGCGCCCGAGGGTTTCATAGCCTACGCGTTCACTGTGCATCAGCCACACCGGGTCGGGGATAGCCTTTTCCCACGGGTTTAGCGGAGAGGTTATCGCCAACTGATTAGCCGGGGCGGGAAGAGGATTCAGCCCGGCCCGGGTAAAGAAGATCATCGCCCGTGGCAGGTGTGAAGCTGACGTCACCAGAATAAACGGCTGCTGGCCTATCAGCTTCGCGACGGCATGTGCTTCCTCTTCTGTGTCTTTTGGCGAGTCCAGCGTAATGATGTCGTCTCTGGCAACACCGAGGCTTTCCGCAACCCTGGCGCCCGCTTCCGCGGTACTGACGGAGTTTGTCATCGCTCTGGCTCCGGTAAAGATAAGTTTTGCCCCCGGATTGAGCTGTTTCAGACGAATCGCTTCGGCGAGCCGCGGTAAACTGTTATCGATCAGATTTGAGCTGGGGGCCCAGTCCGGGTTCCAGGTATAACCGCCCCCCAGCACAACGATGTAGCGAGCGTTGTCCCCGTGCTGACGAGTGGCGTAAGTGTCCTCGATAGGCTTTAGCATCCAGTCCGCGACGGGCTGCAGGCTAATCAGAAAAAGCACCAGCCAGCTGGCCGTAAGTAACCCTTTGGCTGTTTTTTGCCAGCGGGTAAACCACAGCAGCGCCAGAGCCACGCCCATGGTTAACAGCAGGAATGGTAGGGGAAGCAGCAGACCACCAATGATTTTTTTCAGTATAAAAAGCATGAAATTCGGATCCTTTTTAACCATCCAGCAGGTAAACCCCCGTGATATTACACCAGATGGGTTCATTCTCGCCCCGCCTGTGCCAAAATAGCGGTTTTGTCAGATGACCTCTTTTGCCACGGAGCTGTACCCATGGGTGACCGCAATTTTGACGATATTGCCGAGAAGTTTTCGCACAATATCTATGGCACAACCAAAGGCCAGTTGCGGCAGGCGATTCTCTGGCAGGATCTGGATGCTTTCCTGGCAACACAGCCCGCAACCCTAAAGGTGTTGGATGCCGGTGGTGGGGAGGGGCAAACGGCTACCCGTTTTGCTGAACGGGGTCACGAAGTCGTGCTTTGTGATGTCTCCGCCGAAATGATTGCACGTGCAAAAATACTCGCTCAGGAGAAAGGTGTGAGCGACAACATGCATTTTGTACAATCTGCCGCTCAGGATATGGCTCAACATTTGGAAAGCCCGGTTGATCTGATATTGTTTCATGCGGTGCTTGAATGGGTCACCGATCCTCAGGCCGTGCTAAAAGCGCTTTGGGATTGTTTGCGTCCCGGCGGCACTTTGTCGCTAATGTTCTACAATGCAAACGGCCTGCTGATGCGAAACATGTTTGTCGGAAACTTCGAATATGTACTGCAGGGGATGAAAAAAAATAAGCGCAAAACCCTTTCGCCCGACAATCCGCTGCAGCCAGAACAGGTTTACCACTGGCTGGAGCAAATTGGCTGGCAAATTACCGGTAAAACCGGCGTGCGGGTGTTTCACGATTACCTGCGAGATAAACACAAACAACGAGATGGTTTTGACGATTTGCTGACGCTGGAGACGCGTTATTGTCGGCAGGAGCCGTTTATCAGTCTCGGCCGCTATATTCACGTAACCGCGTTTAAGCCGCAGAGCCAAGGATAAATTATGAGTGATTTTTCCCAGACAGTGCCTGAACTGGTTGCCTGGGCCAGGAAAAATGATTTTTCGATCTCGCTACCTACGGAGCGCCTGACGTTTTTGCTGGCCGTGGCCACCTTAAACGGCGAGCGTCTTGATGGCGAGCTGAGCGAGGGAGAGCTGATTGATGCTTTTCGTCACGTCAGCGATGGTTTTGAGCAAACGAGCGAAACCATCAACGTGCGCGCTAACAACGCCATCAATGATATGGTTCGTCAGCGTTTGCTAAATCGCTTTGTAAGTGAGCTAACCGAAGGCAATGCCATTTATCGCCTGACGCCTCTGGGGATTGGCATCACTGACTACTACATTCGCCAGCGTGAGTTTTCCACGCTGCGTCTGTCTATGCAGCTTTCTATTGTTGCGGGCGAACTTAAGCGCGCAGCTGATGCGGCCGATGAAGGTGGCGATGAGTTCCACTGGCATCGCAATGTTTATGCGCCGCTGAAGTATTCCGTGGCGGAGATTTTCGACAGTATCGATCTCACCCAGCGCATCATGGATGAGCAGCAGCAGCAGGTAAAAGATGACATTGCCCAACTGCTGAACAAAGACTGGCGAGCGGCGATTTCAAGCTGTGAGTTGCTGCTGTCAGAGACATCCGGCACGCTACGTGAACTGCAGGATACGCTCGAAGCCGCAGGGGATAAGTTGCAGGCCAACCTGCTGCGCGTTCAGGATTCAACGCTGGGCCGCGACGATCTTCACTTTGTAGACCGCCTGGTGTTCGACCTGCAAAGCAAACTCGATCGCATTATCAGCTGGGGCCAGCAGGCTATTGACCTGTGGATTGGCTACGACCGCCACGTGCATAAATTTATCCGTACCGCTATCGATATGGATAAAAACCGTGTCTTTGCTCAGCGTCTGCGTCAGTCGGTGCAAAGCTACTTCGATGCGCCATGGGCGCTGACCTACTCCAGCGCCGATCGCCTGCTGGATATGCGTGACGAAGAGATGGCGCTGCGGGATGAAGAGGTCACCGGCGAGTTGCCAAGTGAGCTCGAGTTTGAAGAATTTAACGAAATTCGCGAACAGCTGGCGGCGCTGATTGAAGCGGCGCTGCAGGTCTACAAAACCCAACAAGCTCCTCTTGATTTGGGCGTTGTGGTACGTGACTACCTCGTGCAATACCCGCGCGCGCGTCACTTCGACGTGGCGCGTATTGTTGTAGACCAGGCGGTACGTCTGGGCGTAGCGGAAGCGGATTTCACAGGATTGCCTGCCAAGTGGCAAACCATTAACGATTACGGAGCCAAGGTACAGGCGCATGTCATCAACAAATATTGAACAAGTGATGCCGGTTAAACTGGCACAGGCGCTGGCCAACCCTCTTTTTCCTGCGCTCGACAGCCAGCTGCGCGCCGGGCGTCATATTGGCCTCGAGGAACTGGACAACCACGCCTTTTTGATGGATTTCCAGGAATATCTGGAAGAGTTTTACGCGCGTTATAACGTTGAGCTGATTCGTGCGCCGGAAGGATTTTTCTATCTGCGTCCACGTTCCACTACGCTAATCCCGCGCTCAGTGCTTTCCGAGCTGGATATGATGGTGGGAAAAATCCTGTGCTACCTCTATCTCAGCCCGGAACGACTGGCCAACGAAGGGATCTTCACCCAGCAGGAACTTTACGACGAGCTGCTAACGCTAGCGGATGAAAACAAGCTGCTGAAGCTGGTGAACAACCGCTCCACCGGGTCCGACCTTGATCGCCAAAAGCTGCAGGAGAAAGTGCGTGCTTCACTGACGCGCCTGCGCCGCCTCGGCATGATCTGGTTTATGGGGCATGACAGCAGCAAATTCCGCATCACAGAATCAGTCTTCCGCTTCGGTGCTGATGTGCGTACCGGCGATGACCCGCGTGAAGCTCAGCTGCGCATGATTCGCGACGGTGAAGCCATGGCGGTCGAAAGCCGCCTGCAGCTCAATGATGAGAGCGATGAATCGCAACCAGGACTGGATAACGCGGAGGATGAACAGGAATGATTGAACGCGGAAAATTTCGCTCGCTGACGCTGGTTAACTGGAACGGTTTCTTCGCACGCACCTTCGATCTCGACGAACTCGTCACTACGCTTTCCGGCGGTAACGGGGCGGGTAAATCCACCACCATGGCGGCCTTCGTCACGGCGCTTATCCCGGATTTAACCCTGCTGCACTTCCGTAATACCACGGAGGCCGGTGCTACCTCAGGCTCTCGCGATAAAGGTCTTCACGGTAAGCTGAAAGCGGGTGTGTGTTACTCCACGCTGGACGTCATCAACTCGCGCCATCAGCGCGTTGTGGTGGGGGTTCGCCTGCAGCAGGTCGCCGGGCGCGACCGTAAAGTCGATATTAAACCGTTTGCTATTCAGGGCTTGCCGACCTCTATTCAGCCGACGCAGTTACTGACTGAAACGCTGAACGAGCGTCAGGCTCGCGTACTCAGCCTGCAGGAACTGAAAGATAAAGTTGAAGCCATTGAAGGCGTACAGTTCAAGCAGTTCAACTCCATCACCGACTACCACTCGTTGATGTTCGATCTGGGTATTGTGGCTCGTCGTCTGCGCAGCGCCGCAGACCGTAGCAAATACTATCGCCTGATTGAAGCCTCGCTGTACGGCGGTATTTCCAGCGCGATCACCCGTTCCCTGCGTGATTACCTGCTGCCTGAAAACGGCGGCGTGCGTAAAGCCTTCCAGGATATGGAAGCAGCGCTGCGTGAAAACCGCATGACGCTGGAAGCGATTCGCGTCACCCAGTCCGACCGTGATTTGTTTAAGCACTTAATCTCGGAAGCGACTGACTACGTGGCGGCGGACTATATGCGTCACGCCAACGAACGCCGTATCCACCTGGATAAAGCGCTGGAATTTCGTCGCGAGCTGCTTATCAGCCGGCAACAACTGGCCGCCGAACAATATAAGCACGTTGATATGGCGCGCGAGCTGGGCGAGCACAGCGGTGCGGAAGGCGATCTGGAAACGGATTACCAGGCCGCAAGCGATCATCTGAACCTGGTGCAAACGGCGATTCGCCAGCAGGAAAAGATCGAGCGCTACGAAGCGGACCTCGACGAGCTGCAAATTCGTCTTGAAGAGCAAAATGAGATCGTTGCCGAAGCGCACGAGCAGCAGGAAGAAAATGAGGCCCGGGCCGAAGCCGCCGAGCTGGAAGTGGATGAGCTGAAAAGTCAGCTTGCCGATTACCAGCAGGCGCTGGACGTGCAGCAGACCCGCGCGATTCAGTATCAGCAGGCGCTACAGGCGCTGGAGCGTGCTCGAGAGCTTTGCCACCTGCCAGATTTAACCGCAGATAGCGCCGATGAATGGCTGGACACTTTCAAAGCGAAAGAGATCGAGGCAACCGACAAGCTATTGTCGCTCGAGCAGAAAATGAGCGTCGCTCAGGCGGCGCATAGCCAGTTCGAACATGCTTACCAGCTGGTGACGGCGATCAGTGGCCCGGTGAGTCGCAGCGAAGCCTGGGACACCGCGCGTGAATTACTGCGCGACAGCAGCAACCAGCGCCATCTGGCCGAACAGGTCCAGCCGCTGCGTATGCGTCTCAACGAGCTGGAACAACGCCTGCGCGAACAGCAGGAAGCTGAGCGTTTGCTCGCTGACTTCTGTAAACGCCAGGGCAAACAGTTCGATCCGGAAGAGCTCGAAGCGCTGCATGAGGAGCTGGAAGAGCGAATCGGCGCGCTGCAGCAAACCGTTTCTGATGCAAGCGAGCAGCGTATGGCGCTGCGTCAGGAGCTGGAACAGATTCAGGCCAGCATCAAAACGCTGAACCTGCGCGCGCCAAGATGGATTGCGGCGCAAACCAGCCTGACTCAGCTGTGCGAGCAAAGCGGGGAGCAGTTCGAAGCCAGCCAGCAGGTAACTGAGTACATGCAGCAACTGCTGGAGCGCGAGCGCGAATCCACCGTTGAGCGTGACGAAGTCGGGGCGCGTAAGCGTGCCGTAGATGACGAAATCGAACGTCTCAGCCAGCCTGGCGGTGCCGAAGACCCGCGCCTCAACGCGCTGGCCGAGCGTTTTGGCGGTGTGCTGCTGTCTGAAATTTATGACGACATCGGCCTTGAAGACGCTCCGTACTTCTCCGCGCTGTACGGCCCGTCCCGCCATGCCATTGTGGTGCCGGATCTTTCTCTGGTGCGTGAGCAACTGGAGAATCTGGACGATTGCCCTGAAGACCTGTACCTGATTGAAGGGGACCCGTCTTCGTTCGATGACAGCGTCTTCACCGTTGAAGAGATGGGTACGGCAGTGCTCGTCAAAACCGCTGAACGCCAGTGGCGCTATTCACGTTTGCCAGAACTGCCGCTGTTTGGCCGCGCCGCGCGTGAAAACCGCCTTGAAGCCCTGCATAACGAACGTGAGTCACTGGCCGAGCGCTTCGCGACGCTTTCTTTCGATGTGCAGAAAAACCAGCGTCTGCACCAATCGTTTAGCCGCTTTATCGGCCAGCACCTGGGCGTAGCCTTTGAAGACGATCCTGAGGCGGAAATTCGCCACCTCAATAGCCGTCGCGGCGAGATTGAGCGGGCGATCAATAACCACGAAAATGATACTCAGCAGCAGCGTCAGCAGTTTGAGCAGGCGAAAGAGGGCGTGGCCCAGCTTAACCGCCTGCTGCCGCGCATTAGCCTGCTGAATGACGAAACGCTGGCCGATCGCTGCGATGAAATCCAGGAGCGCCTGGATGAAGCCGAAGAGTCAGCTCGCTTTATTCACCAGCACGGCAACCAGTTGATCAAGCTGGAAGGTGTTGCCAACGTGCTGCAGAGCGACCCTGAACAGTTTGAACAGCTCAAAGACGACTATGCTCATGCGCAGCAAATACAGCGTGATGCCCGTCAGCGCGCGTTTGCGCTGACCGAAGTCGTGCAGCGTCGCGCCCACTTCAGCTATAGCGATTCTGCCGCCATGCTGGACGGTAATAGCGACCTGAACGAGAAACTGCGTCAGCGTCTGGAACAGGCTGAAATAGAGCGGACGCGTTCCCGTGAAGCCCTGCGTCAGCATGCTCAGCAGTTAGGCCAGTACAGCCAGTTGATGGCGTCGCTGAAAAGCTCGTTTGATACCAAGAAAGAGTTGCTGACCGATCTGCATAAAGAGCTGCAGGATATTGGGGTTCGCGCGGATACCGGTGCAGAGGAAAGAGCGCGTGCACGTCGCGATGAGCTGCATACCGCGCTCAGCAACAACCGCTCTCGCCGTAATCAGCTTGAGAAACAGCTGACTTACTGCGAAGCAGAGATGAACAACCTGACACGCAAACTGAAGCAGCTGGAGCGTAATTACTTCGAAATGCGCGAGCAGGTTGTGACGGCTAAAGCAGGCTGGTGCGCAGTCATGCGTATGGTGAAAGATAACGGCGTTGAACGCCGTCTCCACCGTCGTGAACTGGCTTACCTTTCCGGGGACGATCTGCGTTCCATGTCGGATAAGGCGTTGGGTGCGCTGCGCCTGGCGGTGGCTGACAATGAACATCTGCGCGATGTACTTCGTCTATCGGAAGATCCGAAACGCCCTGAACGTAAGATTCAGTTCTTCGTCGCGGTTTATCAGCATCTGCGCGAGCGTATTCGCCAGGACATCATCCGTACTGACGATCCGGTTGAGGCCATCGAGCAGATGGAAATTGAGCTGGGCCGCCTGACAGAAGAGCTGACGTCACGCGAGCAGAAGCTGGCGATCAGCTCCCGCAGCGTGGCGAACATCATTCGCAAGACGATTCAGCGTGAGCAGAACCGTATTCGCATGCTCAACCAGGGCCTGCAAAGTGTCTCCTTCGGTCAGGTGAAGAGCGTTCGTCTGAACGTCAACGTGCGTGAGGCTCACGCGACGCTGTTGAACGTACTTTCCGAGCAGCACGAGCAGCATCAGGATCTGTTTAACAGCAATCGCCTGACCTTCTCAGAAGCACTGGCGAAGCTTTATCAGCGTCTGAACCCGCAAATCGACATGGGGCAGCGCACGCCGCAGACCATCGGCGAAGAGCTGTTGGATTATCGTAACTACCTGGAAATGGAAGTTGAGGTAAACCGTGGTTCGGACGGCTGGTTGCGTGCAGAGAGTGGGGCGCTATCCACCGGGGAAGCTATCGGGACCGGGATGTCTATCCTGGTGATGGTTGTTCAGAGCTGGGAAGATGAATCGCAGCGCCTGCGTGGGAAAGACATTTCCCCTTGTCGCCTGCTGTTCCTTGACGAAGCGGCGCGACTGGATGCCAAGTCCATCGCCACGCTGTTTGAGCTGTGTGAACGCCTGGAAATGCAATTAATTATTGCGGCTCCAGAAAACATCAGCCCGGAAAAAGGGACCACCTATAAGCTGGTGCGTAAGGTCTTCCAGAACAGCGAGCACGTTCACGTTGTTGGCCTGCGTGGCTTTGCGGCCCCGGCGCTGCCAGAGCCGCAGCAAGGTTCGGAAACGGCGGACGCCTCGTAAACTACCGAGGCGGGATGCGAAATTACCAAGCGGGCTACGGCCCGCTTTTTCTTTGTCGCGAACAGTCTTAATCTTTAATTTTCTTTACATTTTGTCAGGCAAATGGTTTTTACTGTTTATATACTAGTGGTGAATACTTCCCGCCTTTGACGGTGAGCACAGTAAAAAAACAGGGGGCAAGGGATGTTGCTTAGAAAAGTTAAAGATTTTCGATTGTCGGCAGTCGGTTACTGCCTGGCGCTCAGTTTCGCTCCGCTGTTTGTGGCCCAGGCCGACGAGCCTGCCGTCGTTCCCTCCGACAGTTCTGCTTTCCAGACCGATCGGCCCACGGAACTCAATCAGCCTTTGGCACAGTCTACGGCGACGGCCACGATGGCCGGGACTTTGCCAACAAACACCTCCACGATGTCGGCGGCACAAAGCCGGTCGCAGCTTATTGCAGGCCTGCCTGCAGGATACACGCCGGTTTATCTCAACGCCCTGTCGGCCTTCTATGCCGCGCGTGATATGAAGCCGATGTGGGAAAACCGCGATGCGGTTAAAGCCTTTCAGCAACAGCTGGCGGAAGTGGCCATTGCCGGAATACAGCCGCAGTTTAACCAGTGGGTTGAGCTGTTGACCGACCCAGCAGTGACCGGTATGGCGCGAGATGTGGTGCTTTCTGACGCCATGATGGGCTACCTGCAGTTCGTTTCAGGGATCCCGATCGACGGCAATCGCTGGCTTTATAGCAGTACGCCTTACAAGTTAAAAACGCCGCCTTTGTCGGTGATTAACCAGTGGCAGGTGGCCGTTGATCAGGGTTCTCTGGTGAACTTTATCGACAGCCTTGCGCCTCAGCATCCGCAGTACGCCCAGCTGCATCAGTCGTTGATTCATCTGCTGGCTGACACCCGTCCGTGGCCGCAGATGGCTGGCAAAGAGACGTTGAGGCCGGGGCAGTGGAGCAACGACGTGGGGGCGTTGAGAGAAATTCTTGCCCGAACCGGCATGCTCCAGGACAAGTCATCGGGGGTGACCAGCGTAGCCGATGTCACCGTAAGTCCGTCCGCGATTAACGTCGAAGACGCATCTCCTCAGGCAGGCAAGAAGAAATCTCAGGCTGCAGCCCGCGGCGTTTACAGCCGCGATCTAGTGGATGGCGTTAAGCGCTTCCAGCAATGGCAAGGGCTAGGCTCGGATGGCGCGATTGGCCAACTGACGCGCGACTGGCTTAACGTCACGCCTCAGCAGCGTGCGGCGCTTGTTGCATTGAATATTCAGCGTTTACGACTGCTGCCGGACAAACTCGAAACCGGCATTATGGTGAACATCCCTAACTATTCGCTGGTGTATTACCTTAACGGTAATGAAGCGTTGGCTTCTCGCGTTATCGTTGGGCGCCCGGATCGTAAAACCCCGATGATGAGTAGCGCGCTGAACAATGTCGTGGTTAACCCGCCGTGGAACGTGCCGCCGACGCTGGCGCGCAAAGATATTTTGCCAAAGGTTCGGCAGAATCCGGGTTACCTCGAGCAGCACGGCTATAGCGTGATCCGCGGCTGGAGCAACAATGCCGAGATGATCGATCCGTGGCGCGTAGACTGGTCGACGATCACCGAGAATAATCTGCCGTTCCGCTTCCAGCAGAAGCCCGGCACGCAGAACTCGCTTGGGCGCTATAAGTTCAATATGCCGAGTTCTGACGCCATCTACCTGCACGACACGCCAAATCATAACCTCTTCCAGAAGGATGCAAGGGCGCTGAGTTCAGGTTGTGTGCGCGTCAATAAGGCGTCCGAACTTGCAAATATGCTCCTCCAGGATGCCGGGTGGAATGATTCCCGGATATCCAGCACGTTGCAGGAAGGTAATACCAAATACGTCAATATCCGCCATAACATTCCGGTTAACCTCTACTATTTGACCGCTTTTGTCGGAAAAGATGGCCGTACCGAGTTTCGTACAGATATTTACAATTATGATCTCACCGCGCGATCTGGCGCACAAAACCTCGCAAAAGCCGGGTTATTAATCCGCTAAACGCAACATTTCTAATGAATTAGTGGTCGTAGAAAATGTAAAACTCAGCCGGGTCCTCTACAGGGCCCGCCGTTGCTGGGTTTTATCGTGCCTTGACTCCCCGGATTCGGGCAGTTATGGTGCGATGGCTGTGCGCAAAAGTGCATATTAAACCATCATTTTATTACCTGTAGACCTGGATATCATGGACAAATTTGACGCTAATCGCCGCAAGCTACTGGCTTTGGGGGGCGTGGCTTTCGGTGCCGCTCTCATGCCTTTGCCGTCGTTTGCCACCCTCTCGACACCACGCCCGCGCATTTTGACTCTCAATAACCTGCATACTGGAGAGTCACTGAAAGCTGAGTTTTTTGATGGCAGAGGCTATATTCAGGATGAATTAGCAAGACTTAATCACTTCTTCCGGGACTACCGGGCGAACAAGATTAAATCTATCGATCCTTCTCTGTTCGACCAACTCTATCGCCTGCAGGGGCTTTTGGGGACTAACAAACCGGTCCAGCTGGTTTCCGGCTACCGTTCCATTGACACCAACAATGAACTTCGTGCTCACAGCCGCGGTGTGGCGAAAAAAAGCTACCACACCAAAGGCCAGGCGATGGATTTCCACATTGAAGGCGTTTCGTTAAGCAATATTCGCAAAGCAGCATTATCTATGCGGGCAGGTGGTGTAGGATACTACCCCAGCAGCGACTTTGTGCATATTGATACCGGGCCGGTAAGGCACTGGTAAAACAACGGAATCCGGCTTTGTTGTCGGTAATGGAGCAGCATGAACTATCACATTATTCCGGTCACGGCTTTTGCCCAGAACTGTTCTCTTATTTGGTGCGAGGAAACGCAGCAGGCGGCGCTGGTGGATCCCGGCGGTGACGCGGCGCGCATTAAGCAAGAGGTGGCGCAGAAAGGCGTGCAGATTAGCCAAATCCTGCTGACGCATGGTCATCTCGATCACGTCGGCGCGGCGGCTGAGCTGGCGGCACATTATGGCGTGCCTGTTGTGGGACCGGAAAAAGAAGATGAGTTCTGGCTGCAGGGACTGCCGCAGCAAAGCCGAATGTTTGGCCTCGACGAGTGTCAGCCTTTGACGCCGGACCGCTGGCTAAATGAAGGGGAATGTGTCTCCGTAGGGAATGTAACTTTACAGGTGTTGCATTGTCCGGGGCATACGCCCGGCCATATCGTTTTCTTCGATGCGGCCTCTCGTTTGCTGGTCTCGGGAGATGTCATCTTTAAAGGCGGAGTGGGGCGCAGCGATTTCCCGCGTGGCGATCACGCGGCGTTGATTAATTCGATCAAACGTAAGCTGCTGCCGCTGGGGGATGATGTAACCTTTATCCCCGGTCATGGTCCAATGTCTACGCTGGGTTACGAGCGCCTGCATAATCCGTTTCTGCAGGACGAGCAGCCGGTCTGGTAAAACGGATTTTCAGTAAAAAAAAAGAGCCGCTTATGCGGCTCTTTCAGACTGCTGATAAAACTCTGATGACAGAAGAAATACCAGACGGCTTTTTAAAGAAAACAGGAAAATCAATTTATTGGTTTTCGGCTGATAACCACAAAGAGGGAAAAACCACGTTTTTTCCCTCTTTGTCAGCAATATTAGAGCCGCTTATGCGGCTCTTTTGCTATGCATGGCTGTTACAGCACGGCAACGATGGCTTCGCACAGCGGCGCCATGTTATCCGGCGTCATGCCCGCCACGTTAACGCGGCCAGATGCGACGGCGTAAACGCCAAACTCTTCACGCAGGCGCAGCACCTGTTCTTTGGTCAGACCGCTGAACGAGAACATCCCGTTCTGATTAATGATGAAGCTAAAGTCGCGGTTGGCGCCTTTCTCCTGCAGGGTATTCACAAACAGCTGACGCATGCGGTGAATGCGCTGGCGCATATCGGTCAGCTCTTGTTCCCACATGGTACGCAGTGCGTCGTTGCTCAGAATAGTCGCCACAACGGAGGCACCGTGCGCTGGCGGGTTGGAGTAGTTGGCGCGAATAACCGATTTCACCTGGCTGAATGAACGGTCAGCGGTGTCGGCATCGGCGGCAACCAGCGTGAAAGCACCCACGCGCTCGTTGTACAAACCGAAGTTCTTGGAGTAGGAGCTGGCCACCAGCAGTTCTTTGTGACCGGCTGCGAAAATACGTAGGCCTTCGGCATCTTCTTCCAGACCACGAGCAAAGCCCTGGTAAGCAAAGTCAAACAGCGGCAGCCAGCCTTTGGCCAGCGACATCTCCGCCAGCGTTTTCCACTGTTCAGCGGTAGGATCGATCCCGGTTGGGTTATGGCAGCAGCCGTGGAACAGCACTACATCACCGGCTTCCGCCGCCTGCAGGCTGGCCACCAGGCCATCAAAGTCCA
Coding sequences within:
- the elyC gene encoding envelope biogenesis factor ElyC, translated to MLFILKKIIGGLLLPLPFLLLTMGVALALLWFTRWQKTAKGLLTASWLVLFLISLQPVADWMLKPIEDTYATRQHGDNARYIVVLGGGYTWNPDWAPSSNLIDNSLPRLAEAIRLKQLNPGAKLIFTGARAMTNSVSTAEAGARVAESLGVARDDIITLDSPKDTEEEAHAVAKLIGQQPFILVTSASHLPRAMIFFTRAGLNPLPAPANQLAITSPLNPWEKAIPDPVWLMHSERVGYETLGRLWQWLKSPSGEPGQQ
- the mukB gene encoding chromosome partition protein MukB; the encoded protein is MIERGKFRSLTLVNWNGFFARTFDLDELVTTLSGGNGAGKSTTMAAFVTALIPDLTLLHFRNTTEAGATSGSRDKGLHGKLKAGVCYSTLDVINSRHQRVVVGVRLQQVAGRDRKVDIKPFAIQGLPTSIQPTQLLTETLNERQARVLSLQELKDKVEAIEGVQFKQFNSITDYHSLMFDLGIVARRLRSAADRSKYYRLIEASLYGGISSAITRSLRDYLLPENGGVRKAFQDMEAALRENRMTLEAIRVTQSDRDLFKHLISEATDYVAADYMRHANERRIHLDKALEFRRELLISRQQLAAEQYKHVDMARELGEHSGAEGDLETDYQAASDHLNLVQTAIRQQEKIERYEADLDELQIRLEEQNEIVAEAHEQQEENEARAEAAELEVDELKSQLADYQQALDVQQTRAIQYQQALQALERARELCHLPDLTADSADEWLDTFKAKEIEATDKLLSLEQKMSVAQAAHSQFEHAYQLVTAISGPVSRSEAWDTARELLRDSSNQRHLAEQVQPLRMRLNELEQRLREQQEAERLLADFCKRQGKQFDPEELEALHEELEERIGALQQTVSDASEQRMALRQELEQIQASIKTLNLRAPRWIAAQTSLTQLCEQSGEQFEASQQVTEYMQQLLERERESTVERDEVGARKRAVDDEIERLSQPGGAEDPRLNALAERFGGVLLSEIYDDIGLEDAPYFSALYGPSRHAIVVPDLSLVREQLENLDDCPEDLYLIEGDPSSFDDSVFTVEEMGTAVLVKTAERQWRYSRLPELPLFGRAARENRLEALHNERESLAERFATLSFDVQKNQRLHQSFSRFIGQHLGVAFEDDPEAEIRHLNSRRGEIERAINNHENDTQQQRQQFEQAKEGVAQLNRLLPRISLLNDETLADRCDEIQERLDEAEESARFIHQHGNQLIKLEGVANVLQSDPEQFEQLKDDYAHAQQIQRDARQRAFALTEVVQRRAHFSYSDSAAMLDGNSDLNEKLRQRLEQAEIERTRSREALRQHAQQLGQYSQLMASLKSSFDTKKELLTDLHKELQDIGVRADTGAEERARARRDELHTALSNNRSRRNQLEKQLTYCEAEMNNLTRKLKQLERNYFEMREQVVTAKAGWCAVMRMVKDNGVERRLHRRELAYLSGDDLRSMSDKALGALRLAVADNEHLRDVLRLSEDPKRPERKIQFFVAVYQHLRERIRQDIIRTDDPVEAIEQMEIELGRLTEELTSREQKLAISSRSVANIIRKTIQREQNRIRMLNQGLQSVSFGQVKSVRLNVNVREAHATLLNVLSEQHEQHQDLFNSNRLTFSEALAKLYQRLNPQIDMGQRTPQTIGEELLDYRNYLEMEVEVNRGSDGWLRAESGALSTGEAIGTGMSILVMVVQSWEDESQRLRGKDISPCRLLFLDEAARLDAKSIATLFELCERLEMQLIIAAPENISPEKGTTYKLVRKVFQNSEHVHVVGLRGFAAPALPEPQQGSETADAS
- the mukF gene encoding chromosome partition protein MukF: MSDFSQTVPELVAWARKNDFSISLPTERLTFLLAVATLNGERLDGELSEGELIDAFRHVSDGFEQTSETINVRANNAINDMVRQRLLNRFVSELTEGNAIYRLTPLGIGITDYYIRQREFSTLRLSMQLSIVAGELKRAADAADEGGDEFHWHRNVYAPLKYSVAEIFDSIDLTQRIMDEQQQQVKDDIAQLLNKDWRAAISSCELLLSETSGTLRELQDTLEAAGDKLQANLLRVQDSTLGRDDLHFVDRLVFDLQSKLDRIISWGQQAIDLWIGYDRHVHKFIRTAIDMDKNRVFAQRLRQSVQSYFDAPWALTYSSADRLLDMRDEEMALRDEEVTGELPSELEFEEFNEIREQLAALIEAALQVYKTQQAPLDLGVVVRDYLVQYPRARHFDVARIVVDQAVRLGVAEADFTGLPAKWQTINDYGAKVQAHVINKY
- the mukE gene encoding chromosome partition protein MukE is translated as MSSTNIEQVMPVKLAQALANPLFPALDSQLRAGRHIGLEELDNHAFLMDFQEYLEEFYARYNVELIRAPEGFFYLRPRSTTLIPRSVLSELDMMVGKILCYLYLSPERLANEGIFTQQELYDELLTLADENKLLKLVNNRSTGSDLDRQKLQEKVRASLTRLRRLGMIWFMGHDSSKFRITESVFRFGADVRTGDDPREAQLRMIRDGEAMAVESRLQLNDESDESQPGLDNAEDEQE
- the cmoM gene encoding tRNA uridine 5-oxyacetic acid(34) methyltransferase CmoM yields the protein MGDRNFDDIAEKFSHNIYGTTKGQLRQAILWQDLDAFLATQPATLKVLDAGGGEGQTATRFAERGHEVVLCDVSAEMIARAKILAQEKGVSDNMHFVQSAAQDMAQHLESPVDLILFHAVLEWVTDPQAVLKALWDCLRPGGTLSLMFYNANGLLMRNMFVGNFEYVLQGMKKNKRKTLSPDNPLQPEQVYHWLEQIGWQITGKTGVRVFHDYLRDKHKQRDGFDDLLTLETRYCRQEPFISLGRYIHVTAFKPQSQG